Proteins from a genomic interval of Arvicola amphibius chromosome 14, mArvAmp1.2, whole genome shotgun sequence:
- the Rusc1 gene encoding RUN and SH3 domain-containing protein 1 isoform X3 — translation MLSPQRALLCNLNHIHLQHVSLGLHLSRRPELREGPLSTPPPPGDTGGKESRGPCSGTLVDANSNSPAVPCRCCQEHRPSIENQQDPFQEDEEAASPSDPGCSSSLSSCSDLSPESPVPVCSRDLPGNEAAHPESSIFPLEPGSPLPSAGPGTCSPDSFCCSPDSCSGISSPSGPGLDSNCNALTTCQDLPSPGLEEEDDSGEQDLATSELSETEDGRIEAGKAEPSWKINPIWKIDTEKTEAGWKAIENSDSGWKIDENTNSSLKTESGKLASCLNTNSGSKIDAGKTDGGWKGDVSQEPVPHRTITSFHELAQKRKRGPGLPLVPQAKKDRSDWLIVFSPDTELPPTGSLGGSLAPPREVTTFKELRSRSRAQPPPVPPRDPPAGWALVPPRPPPPPVPPRRKKNRLGLQPIAEGLPEEGRAGSPAVDEEAPAAQEPEEPRAHAVAGPPLFPRPPVFRFSADGRPLLEGGGAGAPRSLLLTPLTGWPNSRLQLLGAASTPEEHLLPVRLSPVGAYSPPTRGALPCLASPELALLLSPLFPRSSTFPTAAPPPRQVPAPPLPTPPRPPTAPRWTRRPPAPPRQLRSSWSFAGVPGAQRLWMAEAQSGTGQLQEQKKGLLIAVSASVDKIISHFGAARNLVQKAQLGDSRLSPDVGHLVLSTLCPALHALVADGLKPFRKDLITGQRRSSPWSVVEASVKPGSCPHSMGTLYSQVSRLAPLSSSRSRFHAFILGLLNTKQLELWFSSLQEDAGLLSLLYLPTGFFSLARGSCPSLSTELLLLLQPLSVLTFHLDLLFEHHHHLPLGLQQAPAPSAPPPALQQTVQAVLQWGGRLAQSLRGTSGEATTDSSAPSTRPPPGSWWDQLTQASRVYASGGTEGFPLLRWGPRCRGTTAEDAQEAPPPTEQTTPGRSMWLGRLFGVPGGPSETENGAFKSRRPSSWLPPTVSVLALVKWGTSPETPPAELMKAPASRAQTDRAVRALCDHTAAGPDQLSFQRGEVLHVIATVNEDWLRCGRDGVEGLVPVGYTSLVL, via the exons ATGCTGTCCCCTCAGCGGGCTTTACTCTGCAACCTCAATCACATCCACCTCCAGCATGTCTCCCTGGGCCTGCACTTGTCCCGCCGTCCTGAACTACGAGAGGGGCCTCTGAGCACACCCCCGCCTCCAGGAGACACAGGGGGCAAGGAAAGCAGGGGGCCCTGCAGCGGGACCCTGGTGGATGCCAACTCCAACAGTCCAGCTGTGCCCTGccgatgctgccaggagcacaggCCTAGCATAGAAAACCAGCAGGACCCTTTCCAGGAAGACGAAGAGGCCGCCTCGCCTTCTGATCCCGGATGCTCCTcttctctcagctcctgctcgGATCTTAGCCCCGAGTCCCCAGTGCCAGTCTGCTCTCGCGACCTGCCTGGAAATGAGGCTGCCCACCCCGAGTCCAGCATCTTTCCCTTGGAGCCGGGCTCTCCTCTGCCTTCAGCGGGCCCTGGCACCTGCTCTCCGGACAGCTTTTGCTGCTCTCCGGATTCTTGCTCCGGAATATCTTCCCCATCCGGACCTGGCCTGGACTCCAACTGCAACGCCCTGACAACCTGCCAGGACCTACCTTCCCCTGGTCTGGAGGAGGAAGACGACAGTGGGGAACAGGATCTTGCTACCTCTGAGCTCTCAGAGACCGAAGATGGAAGAATTGAAGCAGGAAAAGCAGAGCCCAGTTGGAAAATTAACCCCATTTGGAAAATTGACACAGAGAAAACTGAAGCTGGGTGGAAAGCCATTGAGAACAGTGACTCTGGTTGGAAAATCGATGAAAATACAAACTCGAGCTTGAAAACGGAATCTGGGAAATTGGCTTCTTGTTTGAACACCAATTCTGGTTCGAAAATAGATGCAGGGAAAACTGATGGGGGATGGAAAGGTGACGTCAGCCAGGAGCCGGTACCCCATCGGACAATCACATCCTTCCACGAGCTGGCCCAGAAGCGCAAGCGGGGTCCGGGGCTGCCCCTTGTGCCGCAGGCCAAGAAAGATCGCAGCGACTGGCTCATAGTCTTCTCGCCTGACACAGAGCTCCCGCCGACTGGGTCCCTGGGAGGTTCTTTGGCACCCCCGCGAGAAGTCACCACCTTTAAGGAACTCCGGTCTCGAAGCCGAGCCCAGCCACCGCCAGTCCCgcccagggaccctcctgctgGGTGGGCTTTGGTCCCGCCTCGGCCGCCTCCCCCTCCCGTCCCTCCGCGGAGGAAGAAGAATCGACTTGGGCTGCAGCCCATCGCCGAGGGGCTGCCGGAGGAGGGCAGGGCTGGCAGCCCCGCCGTGGACGAGGAGGCCCCCGCAGCGCAGGAGCCGGAGGAGCCGCGCGCGCACGCCGTGG CCGGTCCCCCGCTATTCCCTCGGCCCCCGGTTTTCCGGTTCTCGGCCGACGGGCGCCCCCTGTTGGAGGGTGGGGGCGCGGGCGCACCCAGGTCCCTGCTCTTGACGCCTCTAACCGGGTGGCCCAATTCCCGGTTGCAGCTGCTGGGGGCAGCGAGTACCCCCGAGGAGCATCTGCTGCCTGTGAGGCTATCCCCAGTGGGAGCCTATTCTCCTCCCACGCGGGGGGCCTTGCCTTGCCTGGCCAGCCCCGAGCTGGCCTTGCTGCTATCCCCGCTCTTCCCCAGAAGTAGCACCTTCCCCACCGCGGCGCCCCCACCCCGCCAGGTTCCCGCTCCCCCGCTGCCAACACCACCGCGTCCTCCGACCGCCCCTCGCTGGACCAGAAGGCCACCGGCTCCGCCCAGGCAAT TACGTAGTTCCTGGTCGTTTGCCGGTGTTCCCGGGGCCCAGCGGCTGTGGATGGCAGAAGCCCAGAGTGGGACTGGCCAGCTGCAGGAGCAAAAGAAAG GTCTCCTGATAGCTGTCAGTGCTTCAGTGGACAAAATCATCTCGCATTTTGGGGCTGCACGGAACTTGGTTCAGAAG GCGCAGTTGGGGGATAGCCGGCTGAGCCCGGATGTGGGGCATCTGGTGCTGAGCACCCTCTGCCCGGCCCTCCATGCTCTGGTGGCCGATGGACTGAAGCCATTCCGGAAGGACCTCATCACCGGGCAGCGCAGGAGCAGCCCTTGGAGTGTGGTGGAGGCGTCTGTGAAGCCAG GTTCCTGCCCACACTCCATGGGAACGCTGTACAGCCAGGTCAGCAGACTTGCCCCGCTGAGTAGCAGTCGCAGCCGTTTCCACGCTTTCATCTTGGGCCTCCTCAA CACCAAACAGTTGGAACTGTGGTTTTCCAGCCTCCAGGAGGATGCAG GACTACTGTCTCTCCTCTATCTACCCACTGGCTTCTTCTCCCTGGCCCGCGGGAGCTGTCCATCCCTGTCCACggagctgctgcttctgctgcagcCGCTCTCGGTGCTCACCTTCCACCTGGACTTGCTTTtcgagcaccaccaccacctgcccctAGGCCTGCAGCAGGCTCCTGCCCCTTCAGCGCCCCCTCCTGCCCTCCAGCAGACTGTGCAGGCTGTGCTCCAGTGGGGGGGACGTCTGGCTCAGAGTCTCCGAGGGACTTCAGGAGAGGCCACTACTGACTCTTCAGCCCCCTCAACCCGCCCTCCACCAGGCAGCTGGTGGGATCAGCTGACCCAGGCATCTCGGGTCTACGCCTCTGGTGGCACTGAGGGCTTCCCTCTTCTCCGGTGGGGACCCAGGTGTCGCGGAACTACAGCTGAGGATGCACAGGAGGCACCTCCGCCCACGGAACAGACCACACCTGGCAGAAGCATGTGGTTGGGGCGGCTATTTGGTGTGCCTGGGGGCCCGTCAGAAACTGAGAATGGAGCCTTCAAGTCcag GAGACCATCCAGCTGGTTACCCCCAACAGTGAGTGTGTTGGCTCTGGTGAAGTGGGGGACATCTCCTGAGACCCCTCCTGCGGAGCTTATGAAGGCACCAGCCAGCAGGGCACAGACTGACAG